Genomic window (Indicator indicator isolate 239-I01 chromosome 13, UM_Iind_1.1, whole genome shotgun sequence):
GGTGCCATGTacccctgcagcctgggcacCTGGGTGCGTGCTCAGGGTGACACCTACCAGGTGGTAGCTGACGTCAGCCAGTTCGAGCCCCCTGATATCGTAGTGACCACCTCCAACTGCCACGTCGCCATCCGGGCTGAGAAGGTGAGGCCCCCTAGGGAGGCAGAATCCCCTGCCCCAGACATCATAGAGTAATAGGAGTCCTGCCCCATAGTAACTGGGAATTGCCCTTGATGGCACCGGGGTAACTGGGAGCTGTGCTCACTGAGAATGGGGTAATTGGGAACTCCTGCCCCATTGTGGTGTGAGGCaatttggaacaggctggcacAGAGCTAGCTGGAAATTATCCCACCCTGGAAGACTGAGGTAACTTtaagctgctccctgctggcagggAAGCTGGGAATGGCCTTTGAGTCACTGCCCTCTTGATTTCCcttgctggagctgtggtggctgggagctgccccgtTGCTAACACCGGGGTAACAGAATGTGCTGCCTCCCGATAGGTGGCTGAGGATGGCACCATCTGTGACACCTTCACCCACAAATGCCAGCTGCCTGAGGACATGGACCCGCTGTCGGTGAGCTGTGCCCTCACGGAGGGTGGCACACTGGTGATCACTGCCCGGCGCCGTGTTGGTTCTCGCCCTGGCGagtccccacagctgctgtaCCGCAGTGAGGCCACGCTGTGAGCTGGCACTGGGTAAAAAAGGCTTTTTGCCTCAAGCGATGCCAACCCCAGCATTATGTGGAGGCTTGGCTGGTGTCTGCtggctgtgccctctgcccacctccagcccctctgtgcctgctctgtTTATAAAGTCCTTTTAttaaattaatataaaaatcTCTGTATTTACATGGAGAGGGGTGTGAAATGGAGAGACAGAAGGacaccctcccccccttcccagcCACAAGGTGCTGAGGAGGAGTGCAGTGCCCACCCATGTGCTCATACCaccctgagcagggacattgtGGCACCTGTAGGCAGcaggtgtgagggtggtggctGTGCTAGAGGGCACTAGGGGCCGAGGTGGGAAGAGGTAGTGAAGTGGGAAGCCCCAAGAGCTGACAGGGAAGTCAGGGTAGGCTGGGGCACACCTGGCCAGCCCCTggaagagggagggggcagaggcACTGGATTGAGAGTTCCCACCCTTAAGCCGAGCCCGGTATGGGTGGGCACAGAGCAAGTATCCCCTGTCACCTGCCAAGGGTCCCTGTGGCACCTGGGGGGGGCATCCTGTCCCATTAGCCCTTGGGAGTGTTGTTGTCTTCATCACCCCTGGGACCGGCCTCGCGGGGCATGGCGTGGTGCTGGTGGCGGTCCCAGAGCTGGCGCAGGGCTGTGGTGTCAGGCTCGCTGGTGCTGGCGGTGCTGTCTCGGAAGCTGGCGAGTGGTGGGCGAACCTTCACCCCCTTGGCTGTCAGCGAGCCCTCGATGGCCTTGCGCAGCTGCAGGAACCCCAAACCCATATACTGGGGGCTCTGGGGCTCTGGACCATGCCCTCTGACCTCACTGCCCCCTCTCACCTCCTTGAGGGACACCATGCCCACCAGGCGCCCGATGCTGGTGACGTATGCGTGATCCAGGCCCAGCAGCGAGAAGATAGTGTGGGTCTGTGGGGAGAAAAGGCTGAGTTGGAGGCCTGGAGGGGAAACTGGTCTGAGGTCCAAAGAAGCAAGGTCTCACCTTGTGCAGCGAGGTGTGCTCCACAAGCTGAAAGGGTGCAGGGTCAATCTTGGCGCTGCTGAAGTCTACCAGCTGGTCCAGCTGCTGTTCCTCCCACTCCAGGATCTGATGGGGGGAATGCCATGGGGCAGGGTGAGGGGGTGTGTGCCTCACAAGATGGAAGAAAACCACTACCCCTACACCCACTGTTATGGGTACATTAAggtcatccatcagcaccctctTGGGATCTTCCAGGTCCCTGTGGGCAGGAGagtcctgcctgctcctgctcaaTCCTCACCTCTGCTGGGGTCATCCTGTCACCTGGAtccatctcctcctgcaaaAGATGCATGAACTtgagcaggctggcagggcaggcaggttggtggcagagaggggcagggagTGTGCAGGGTTCAGcgaggggcaggcagcagcacctggaAGGGGTGAAGGCAGCAcatgcaggcagggagcaggcagaacGTGGGTAGAGCACCAGTCAGGTAACAAGATTGGTTGAGAGGACAAAGGCCACACTGTGATTGGCCAAGATTGGACAAGCCCAGCTTGTAATTGCTGGACAGAATGCAGCTTGTGCTATGATTGGCTGAGAAAAGTGGGGAAAATCCCATGGCTGTGGCTGGCCAAGGCCCTCCAGGTCACAGTATGATTGGCCACCAAAGACTGAGATTGGGAGAACGCACACAGTGATTGGCTGAGCAGAATCAGGAAGTCTGAGGTTGGCCACACACACATAGGCTGAACATGAGTGGCCAAGGGGAATCTTGCCAGGCCCCTGATTGGTGCAGAAAATCCATGCTGGGCTCCAATTAGCTGAGAggggctgtgcccagcctgtGATTGGCTGCAGCTTACCACAATGGAAATACGGACGCGTTTGGCCTTGCGATAGGCCATGCCCTGGGCCTAGCACCACATGGGGAGAGACAGTGGTGTTAGGGCATGGCAGTGATgtcaggggaagggaaagggaaagggaaagggaaagggaaagggaaagggaaagggaaagggaaagggaaaggaaggggaaggggaaggggaagggaagggaagggaagggaagggaagggaagggaagggaagggaagggaagggaagggaagggaagggaagggaagggaagggaagggaagggaaagggaagggaaggggaagggaaggggaagggaagggaagggaagggaagggaagggaagggaagggaagggaagggaagggaagggaagggaagggaagggaagggaagggaagggaagggaagggagggaagggaagggaagggaagggaagggaagggaagggaagggaagggaagggaagggaagggaagggaagggaagggcaagGCAAGCATGGTTgaggaggaatggaaaaggatGGGATAAGTATGAGCAAGGCTGGGCAGGATGAGGCATGGATGAGAAAGAATGGAAAGGAATAGGCAGGAATGAGAAAAGGTGAGCAGGAGTGGGCAAGGAGTGTGAAGAGATGAAAAGGGATGGGAGTGATGAGAAAGGATGTCAGAATGGGCTAGGTGGGGATGGGCAGGGCTAGGTAGGGCCAGGCACTCACCTCGGTGGgctctgtggtggtgttggcacAGAAGAGGTTCTTGAGGGCAATGCCAGCATGGTCGGTGGTGCCAGCTGCAGATGGGGAGTAAGTGTCAGCAGAGGGGCACAAGTGGGGTCCGAGAGGCTGGGTGCATACTCACTTGTGAGGCTCTCGACTGGGCCACTGGGCACCCGCTTCAGTGCTGGCTTCAGGGGCTTGCGAGGGGAGACACGGGTGGGGGCACCCGAGGAGGTCTCTGTGCTGATCTGcagcgggggggagggggagtggtGGGATGGTGGTGGGGGGCAGCATGGCCAGGTATCCCCCGAGGCAGCCATCTCACTCACCTGGAAGCGAATGCTGGCGTCGGAAGGCCGGTGTCCATCCTCAGCCAGCACCTTGTGCCGCAAGGCCAGGAGCCGGCgctgggggctgagctgctggccgAGCAGAGCCCCTACCTGTGCCCGCTCGATGGAGCCCAGCAGGATCATGGACTCTGCCGGTGGCAGGGAGGCATGTTGGCTCCTGACACCCCTTTCTCCATCCCACCCTTGCCaccctggcacagccacagctgggatGGGTGCCGGCAGAGCCCCTGCCCACGTCTCACCAGCAGACTCCACCAGCGGCAGGCTTTTCATCTTGGTGCTCTGCAGAACGTGCTGCAGGTCCCGGTATTTGCAGTTGAGGGTGACGTAGTGGATGTCCTGCAGCATGATGTCCTCCACCCGCACGTTGTATTTCCTGTGCCGGGAGGGAAATGGTGATGCCAGCCCTCCCCTTCTGCATGCAGGGGATTTGGGGTTACAGCAGGGGACACAGACTCACTCGTGGtggccccagcccagctcagggaGGTAGGGCAGCTTCTTGATACGGATGATGCTGTCATAGAGGGATGGCTGGAGGCTCTGGGCCACGGCGTTGGCCAGGATCACAGCGATCATGACGGGCAGGATGTGAGAGATCTGCCCTGTCAGCTCGAAGACGATCACAGCTGTGGACACTGTGTGGGTGACGGCTCCTGACAGCGCGGCTGCCCCTGTGCCAATCCATGGAAAATATGTCAGCTGCTACCCACTGGGCTGGGTCCCCACCCCTAGGGCATTCACTACACCCAGAACCCTTGGGGCCTCCTGGGGACATCCCCATTGGTGGTGTCACCTCAAGTTCCTGGTGACACCACTtcagccctggggagcctgccAGCTCCTTTGGAGCATCTCCAAGCGATGCCCACCATGGTGTGTCTGTGCTGGCTCGGTGCTTACCCACCACAGCGTAGCCACCTGGCACTATGCGGTACGTGTTGCTGTTGGTGTGGATGCCATCAGGGAACCAGGCTGCCATGCTCTCTCCAACCAGGCGTCCAAAAGCTGCCCCTGTCCACAGAGAGGGGCTGAGACTGGGTGTAGGGGCTTTCCCAGAACCTGACCCAGCCTTGCACCCTCCCCTCTGCCCTAATACTGCCAGGGAAGGGGACAGCTGGGGACACTCACGAGAGCGTACACTGGCAagcatctcccttctcccaccatGCCTAGGCAGGGTACAGACACTCACCAATGACAAAGACAGGCATGAAGGCTCCACAAGGCACTGGGATGGTGGTGGCCAGGGCTGACATCCAGAACTGCACAGGGGACACAGACACCTGTTAATTACCCACCCctggcccagccctgcctcctaACCCTGCTATGCCCCACAGCTGGCTGTGTGGAGCAGAAATGGGCACTCTACTCTTCCCAGGGGGCACCTTGCCAGAACTTCCCTGGCGGTGCCTGATGGCATCCAGCCAGGACCTCCCTGGTAGTACTTGAGGGCACCTGGCCAAGACCTCCCTGGTGACACCTGGGGGTACCTCTCCAGTACCTCCTGCTAGCACCTTGGTGGATCCCAGCCAAGATCTCTTTGATGGCATGCTGGCAATATCAGCCAATGCCTTGGTGGCCTCTGGGAGCAGCCACACAGTGCCACTCAGTACCACCTTGCTAGCAACCATCCAACACATATCCAGTGGCATCCAGGAGCGCCTTCCCAGAATTGTCTGGTGGCACTCCAGGGCTAGGGGAGGCAGGAGATACTCACCTTCATGAGGATGAAGACAACGAGGGTGACAAAGACGTTAGAGCGAGGGTGACGCCAGGCTTCCAGGATGCCCAAATATTCAAACTCGTCACTGAGCCCCTGCTTGGCCCATGTCTGATTGTCGAACAGTGTCACCAGAGTGTCCTTCTGGGTGAGCTGGTGATGAACAGGAGTCAGGTGGagttggtggtggtgctggggtggggacCATTGTGCCACCCCACGGTGGGTACCTGGCCAGCCATGAACTGTCCGAAGCCAGGTGGGAAGGTCAGCGTGGAGATGAGCAGTGTCACCAGGGCAGGAAAGAGCAGACGCCTGggggtggcacagggcagcaggtgACTGGTGCAGCTCTGACTCCACAGCCCCACTGCTGGGAACCACTGGATACCTACTTCTTCATGAGGAAGCGATTGATGGTCTTCTGGCGGCGCATGAACTGCACGATCTTGCGGTTGAGGTAGACGAAGAGTGCACCCCCGAAGCCACTTGCGATCCTGGGCAGAGGCAAAGGGTGACCATACACACGTCctgcttccaccactgccaccgccaccaccagcacctctgCTTCACCCCTGGGGTCATGGGATGGGCACTGGGGTGGCTGCACTCACCCAATGACAGCAAAGGCGGGCAGCTCCTGTAGGTCGAAGGGGAAGTCGAGGCGGAAGCGAGTTTTGAACAGTGCAGTGATCGTCTCTGGGGGTGGTAGAgatcagcagggctgggcagaagGGTCCCCAGGCCTCCCACCCTGCCAGAAGTACCTTCATCCTTGTTCCAGACGGCGAGGACACGGAAGATGAAGGCACTGAAGGTGGCAGCGAAGAAGCCACGCCAGTAGTTGCGGACAGCGAAGAAGGTAGAGGTGACCTCAATGCTGAAGAGGACGCCTGGCACCGGGGGGGAAGTGCACGAGGGAGGCGGCAAAACCCAGGTGGGCCCCCGGCACCTGGCATGCTTCTTGCCCCAAGCCCACCCTCATGCATGGCCTGCAGACTCTGGACAGCCCCAAGGACACTCTATGGGATGGTTCAAGGGCTTCCCTTTCAAAGCACATGGCTGGTTCCCAGCTGGCCGCAGCGGGCACTGCGGAGAAATGGTCAGTGGGAGCAAGAGGGTCGCACAGGGACATGAGCAACAACATGGTGGGTGGCACTGGGGTGGGGTGCACACAGATGTATGGATGGGCAgatggggcagagcagcaggcagagggcagCGAGGCAATTAGACACATCACCAACCTACGGGAAGGGCTCAGTGGGGCCGGAGCAAGGAGCTCCCTGGAGTGCAAGGCGACAGGGAAGAGGATGAAAGCAGAGGTTACACctcctggggggggggaaggtgcccgctcctcccttcctcctcccatgCCAGCTGACCTGGGGTCCTCCTTGCCCCACCAGGCAGACCCCAGTGCCCACGTGGAAGGTTTATGGAGGCTGGGGGGCCCAGGGTGACCCTACCTCCAATTGGGGCAGCGAAGCAGCAGCCGACACCAACGGCGCAGGCAGCCGCCAGCATTTCAATGTTCCTCGCCTCGTTCTGTGGGCGAGCCGGGGGTGAGTGGGCACTGCCCCCTTCCCCGTAGGCACTGCCAAACCTGCTGGGGGGCACAAgcagagccccagccctgggccagcctgccctgctcaccTCATAGATGCCTccaaagagggagaggaagcggctgagcagggctgcacaCATGCTGGCGATGTGGACAAAGGGACCCTGGGGGGATAGTGGGGATGAGGATGGTGCCCTCCTTGGCCTTCTGTCTGTCCTGCCCGAGGCAGTGCTCTCACCTCTTTGCCCAGGGGCATGCCACTGCCCAGGGCGCATGTCAGCCCGATGACCTTGGCCACAAAGGTCTTGAAGGTGAGGTACTCCTTCAGCACAACACCCCTCAGGATGGTCTTCATCTCGGGGATTCCTGAGCCTGACACCAAGGAGACAGTCTTGACCCAAGGCCACGGAGGGAATACACTGGGGAGTCCCCCCCCTTAGTTCTGGGGGGAAATCCTTGACTCTTCTACATCTCAATGTGACCCCCAGAAacatccctgcccacagcacagtcagcaggaacagccCCGTGGCCACGCAGGAACAGCTCAGCTCATACCCCTTGTGAGACTCCAATTCAACAGCCCCTAGGAGATCCTCTGAAGACAAACTCTTATCTCTAGGAAGATCCGCAGGACCCTCAACCTTATAGCCTAGGCGGCTGTCCACCCCATACCTCATAGGAGACCCTCTGAAGACCAGACCACAGCCCATGGAAGACCTTCAGGACCCCCGACCCCATAGCTCCGGAGGACATCCAGACAACTCCCAGCCCACAGCCCCAGGTAGGGAACACTCTATTAGGATGTAGCCAGCCCCTCCAGTGCCCTACCCACGGCCTGAGGGGCAAGGATCTGAGTGAAGCCAGCTGAGAAGGTGATGAGAACAGTGGGGTAGGTGACCCAAGCCAGGTACTGCAGCAGCACGTTGGTGTCCAGGCCCCCATACATCCATTTCTGTGCTGTGGGCAAAGCCAGCCAGATGGGTCACAGGTAGTGAGGACCATGGCATGGCCCTGTGGCATGACCACCCCATGCTGGCATGCCATGGCCCCGGGACCCCACTGGTGCCCGCTTACCTTGGAGACAGGTGGCAATGGCGAAGTCCATGGCCCAGCTGACCAGTGCCATGACCAGCCCCAGAAGGATGAGAAAGACCCAGTCCTCACCCACCTTGGAGATGAGGAACCGCTGGCACTGCAAGGCGCAGACTGCAGGCACAAGGGCAGGCTCAGTGCCAGGCACCCCAAGGATGGGCTActcaggcagcagggccaggctggtAGGGACGCAAGTGCTCACAACCAGCCTCGCTGACCCAGCCCTGTGGCCACCGTCCAGTGCAGGAGCACCCTCACAGCCATGCCATAGCCACGAGTGGGCAGGAATGGTGGGCTCCAGCCGTGCAAATCCGCACAAGACACCACTGGGCATGCACCTCCCTCCAGCACGGCCCCCCTGGCACGGCCccaggcagaggggctgggggccCCAAGTCCCCACGGCGTGCCTGGCTATTTTGGGCCattgtgtccctgctgcccgGCGGGCAGGTGGCATTGTCTTCGGCGCCAGTGTCCCATGACAGCCAGAGAAACCCTACCCGCTGCCACTGTAGCAGGGTGGGCAGCCTTGCCCAGACTGGGTGCTGCTGTGAGGCTGcacccaccagcatccccatccctggtggccCTTACCACGGCAGGGGGCACAGCGACCCTGGGTGtactccagcagctcagagggCCGGCGGGGCCGGGGGGTGTCCTCTTCTCCGTGTCTCTGCTGCAGCCGCAGCCGGGCTGCCTCATCCTTGGCGAAGGTGCCCAGGTCCTGCGTGTAGCGGCCATACATCTGGGGGAAAAGGAGTGGGCAGGGCTGTCATGGCCGGCTGGCACACCAGCTCgagtggggaaactgaggcaggggagCAGTGGGCATGCTGGCATGGCCTCCCGGTACTGGGCGGTGTCAGGCACCCCCAGGGGAAGAATGCCTGATGGCTCTGTGGGTCCCTGGCTGCCATCCAGGACATGGGAAGGGGTTGGGCAGAAAAGGTGCATGGGGATCAATGGCAATTGTTTCACCCAATACCCAAGCacaggcagccagctctgcGTGGTACCAGTCACCGGCCctgcccaggtgctccaggcactgTGTTAGGCTGGCAAAAGGTGGGGAAGGAACTCCGGAGTTGggaacacagccagcctggccagcagatTCTGAGGGCTGGTACTGGGGTTGAGCtggtgctctgcaggcagctcccttcagcatcactaagagcagggctggggtgacCCACGGGAGGTAGCCTTGGCAGGCTACAAGTGACATGAGCTGGCCagtctctgccagcagcagggaggcaggaggtCAATGAGGGTCAGGGCACATCCCCAGTCCGGGGGAGAGGGGGCATAGCAtcaggcacagagctgtgaggaggaaaTCTGGGGAGCAAGGTGGTGAGTGGCTTTGTGCCCACATAGGAGGCATCCCCTCTTCCTCGGGTGCCTCCTGCCTGAATGTGGCATGTGGCCTGGcctgggtgtgggggggtggccCTTGCAGTGCCCCTAGTGCTGGCCAGGAGCTCTTTGTGCCCGTCCTCcccaccaagctgggggcattTGTCCCATGCTGGCGGGCACTGCCAAGGACTTGGTTGCTTGGTTTCCGCCTCACTCCCTCCGGCACGACCTGAATGCCAAGTGCCAGGGGTTGGCCCGGCACAAAGGGAGGCTTCAGGGCTGCAGGGGCCCTGCCAGGCTCCCACGTCGGAGCGACGTGAGCCCCATGCCAATGGAGTGCCCACCCGCCATGCCATGCCAATGCAGCACGTGGCTGGGGCACAGTCACCCTCTTCAGCACGGTCTGTGTTGATGCTTGATGGAGGGGCAACACCATGGGTGGGCACCATGCATGGCACGtgggcagcccagccctggctgctggcagagatTCCCACCCTGGACACCTGAGTCCTGCATGCACCCCTCAGCCTGGTGGCATGTGCTAGTCCCCCATGGGCACAGTGTGAAGGTACATTTCACACAGGGCATCAGTcctgcccaggtccctttgGCAGGGAGTAGAAAGCAGCCAGAGTGGCGCCGAGTGGATTCTCCACTGTCTGATAACCAGGTTGTGTTCAGTGGTGGGAGGAAGGGTGGAGAAGCAGGCAGGGAGTGGGGGACACATTCATTTCCATTGCTGGTGCCCCTCCTGGCATGGATTTCCCCCCAGACTCCTGCTCAGTGTGGGCTCAGAAACCCCTTGGCCTGTGGAAgtgtgctggggggcaggaagggagcTGACACATCCACCTCAGGTGGTCAGATCTGGCATCTGCCAGAGGAGGACCCTGGCCCTGCATGGGTCCCTGAGTTCAAAGGCTCCCTTCGGGTGAAGCTTGTTTCCTCTGGAAGACGAAACTGGCCGGCACCCCAGGGAGTGCTGGCCACCTGCCAagtcccctcctcccccagcctcactgtTGCCCTGTGGTCAagcctggctgggatcagagcaCCCTCAGGTTGAAAGCCACCTGAAGCAGCTTCATACCCAACTCATGGGACTGTGCCAGGGGCTGTCATGCTGCCCTCTGTTTGTTGGGACACCCAGTGGGATGTCCAGCTTCAGGAGGTCCAGCCTGCTTGcagaggagggggtggggtgggatttTGTTCCCTCTCCCTTTGTTTTTAGCCAGCCCCACTTGCAACAACAGTGATGTGAGTGAAGGGATGGTGCCAGCCCACTGCCACCTGCCACCCAGTGCTACCCTATGTCACCACTCTGCCCCGTGCCACGACCTTGCAGGCAGGACATGGGACCCCAGGGGTGCCCCATGATGTGCAGCCAGTGTGTCTGCAGCCCTGGCACGGCTGTGAGGACACAGTGAAGGCCAGTGGTGggctctccttcctcctcctctttctcctcctcctccttctcctcctcctcctcctcccgctCGGGTTATTTTTCCACAAAGGCCTTTTGAAACACAAACAGCCCCGGGACTCCGGCCTCCGCCACAAAACAGCTGAACAATCacagtgctgggcaggcagggagcgGGCATGGGGGAAGAGCCTGATGGGGGGCAGCCGGGGACACAGGCATGGGCCAAGGCTGCTATGTTGGTCCTGGGCTCCTGCACTGAGGGCACTGGCCgtgccacagctccctgggcagtgccagcccaTGATGTCCGCTGCACCCGGGTGGTGTTGTGCCTAGGGCGGGTACTGGCATCTGGCATTGCTTGTCCCTGTGCCACCTTGTCCCATTGCATTGAGCttgcctggcagcagagcccaccTCCACATGGCCCATGCCAGTCAACCTTCTCCCCAAAACCCATGATTTTAGGGCACAGTTGTTTAAAGGCAGGGGTTCctctggggtggcagcaggcagagcagaggctgtggagtgtgTCACGCTGCCCGTCTTAGCTGGGCTCTAATCACCCTGAGCGGCTCTGCAGGGAACAAGGGAAGTTTGTCAAGCTTAATCCCACTCCCGCCCCCTGAAGGCCCCTTGCTCCCCATCACAGCAGCCTAGCATGCAGGGGGCACCTGGGCTGGCATACATCCTGGTACAGGTAGCATGGCTGGGGTTTTTCATGGGCACTTGCACAGCATGGGGTCCACAGGGAGGGATGTCATTGTCTGGGGAGATATTTAGGGGTGGGGTTGTGCCAGCACCCAGTGGTACCATGGCTATGACATCCCAGGACTGGTGAAATCTATCGGGGAGGTTAAGGACATAGGGTGGAAACAGGGCTCTTTGGGCACAACtaggcacagccctgcagcccagctgtgaTGCCCTGGTTGTGGGCATGGGCAAGAAGAACTGTTCCTTGGGCTGTCCTCAGGGCAGTCTAGCTCAGACCAGCCTGTGACAGGCTCTGGCTGGATCCTGAGTCTCCTGGCAGGTGGTAGCAGGAGCTGGTGGTAGCTTGGATGCACTGTGGAGGGCTGGGCACCCCTCCTgcccagcatgtgcccaggcaGCTTCCAAAAGCCAGGTGTAAAGCTGTGGGACAGGAGCCCGCACCCAGCCTCACCCAGGAGTCTCAGGTGGTTTCACAAGccttgctgcagccagaggcCATGGGGATGGGTTCCTTAGGGCACCCAGGGCATGGGTGCTACCCCGCCCGGAGGAAAGGAGGGCAAAGTCTGCTGGCGCCATGCAAGGCTGCCCTGATGCCAGCCCAACGTGCCTTTCCCCTCACGCACTGCCCGCAGGCTCCTCCGCCCCGTGGTGCCTGGCCAGACCGGCCTCTGTA
Coding sequences:
- the LOC128970495 gene encoding heat shock protein beta-7-like; the encoded protein is MASLGSASTYRAYGQGHGEPCFEGDLRRGPFGARAHEAFGYPGSPGAMYPCSLGTWVRAQGDTYQVVADVSQFEPPDIVVTTSNCHVAIRAEKVAEDGTICDTFTHKCQLPEDMDPLSVSCALTEGGTLVITARRRVGSRPGESPQLLYRSEATL
- the CLCN2 gene encoding LOW QUALITY PROTEIN: chloride channel protein 2 (The sequence of the model RefSeq protein was modified relative to this genomic sequence to represent the inferred CDS: inserted 2 bases in 1 codon), which gives rise to MCPNGNCTRGHPAPAFTPPRSHTPAVHGCRPQLGNVGAKPMGGQSRVPPAHPGTPLPLPGAGCSALPAEAEHDRSLPWAVPRARPVRPGRSRRRHRHRHGXRSGGTGGTMASESEAQRALQYEQTLMYGRYTQDLGTFAKDEAARLRLQQRHGEEDTPRPRRPSELLEYTQGRCAPCRVCALQCQRFLISKVGEDWVFLILLGLVMALVSWAMDFAIATCLQAQKWMYGGLDTNVLLQYLAWVTYPTVLITFSAGFTQILAPQAVGSGIPEMKTILRGVVLKEYLTFKTFVAKVIGLTCALGSGMPLGKEGPFVHIASMCAALLSRFLSLFGGIYENEARNIEMLAAACAVGVGCCFAAPIGGVLFSIEVTSTFFAVRNYWRGFFAATFSAFIFRVLAVWNKDEETITALFKTRFRLDFPFDLQELPAFAVIGIASGFGGALFVYLNRKIVQFMRRQKTINRFLMKKRLLFPALVTLLISTLTFPPGFGQFMAGQLTQKDTLVTLFDNQTWAKQGLSDEFEYLGILEAWRHPRSNVFVTLVVFILMKFWMSALATTIPVPCGAFMPVFVIGAAFGRLVGESMAAWFPDGIHTNSNTYRIVPGGYAVVGAAALSGAVTHTVSTAVIVFELTGQISHILPVMIAVILANAVAQSLQPSLYDSIIRIKKLPYLPELGWGHHEKYNVRVEDIMLQDIHYVTLNCKYRDLQHVLQSTKMKSLPLVESAESMILLGSIERAQVGALLGQQLSPQRRLLALRHKVLAEDGHRPSDASIRFQISTETSSGAPTRVSPRKPLKPALKRVPSGPVESLTTGTTDHAGIALKNLFCANTTTEPTEAQGMAYRKAKRVRISIVEEMDPGDRMTPAEILEWEEQQLDQLVDFSSAKIDPAPFQLVEHTSLHKTHTIFSLLGLDHAYVTSIGRLVGMVSLKELRKAIEGSLTAKGVKVRPPLASFRDSTASTSEPDTTALRQLWDRHQHHAMPREAGPRGDEDNNTPKG